The following proteins are encoded in a genomic region of Arcobacter cloacae:
- a CDS encoding imelysin family protein, whose amino-acid sequence MMKKILFLVLFCATFLFAEDRLFLNILKNVSIINVQNSIDNAKILQKDLNEENFTNFLKSWKKVEALYFAGDLDEDFLDTPRYIDVFNNLKEDLSSQMKRVIESNDEVKKALFKNSYKTINALEYVLFNDKEISNREKELSIAILDSIISHLEDINSVYKAYLEKPNKDEKFETALVINGLIASSYRLKEWRIGNASGNSAKFKNDAKNERAEYFLSQNSFAAIEAILEAHNEIVKKHKYYDFASYALDKGAAIELLVVIDKINEMQNELKTLPKDDFTKANKLFTLASELHNAYYVSLIQQLSITGKILDADGD is encoded by the coding sequence ATGATGAAAAAGATTCTGTTTTTAGTTCTATTTTGTGCGACATTTTTGTTTGCAGAAGATAGATTATTTTTAAATATTTTGAAAAATGTATCTATTATCAATGTTCAAAATAGTATAGATAATGCAAAAATTTTGCAAAAAGATTTAAATGAAGAGAATTTTACAAATTTTTTGAAATCGTGGAAAAAAGTAGAAGCTTTATATTTTGCTGGTGATTTAGATGAAGATTTTTTAGATACACCAAGATATATAGATGTTTTTAATAATTTAAAAGAGGACTTAAGTTCTCAAATGAAAAGAGTAATTGAATCAAATGATGAGGTTAAAAAAGCACTTTTTAAGAATTCTTATAAAACTATAAATGCTTTAGAGTATGTTTTATTTAATGATAAAGAAATTTCAAATAGAGAAAAAGAGTTAAGTATAGCTATTTTGGATTCTATTATTTCACACTTAGAAGATATTAATAGTGTTTACAAAGCTTATTTAGAAAAACCAAATAAAGATGAAAAATTTGAAACAGCTTTAGTTATAAATGGTTTGATTGCTAGTTCTTATAGGTTAAAAGAGTGGAGAATTGGAAATGCAAGTGGAAATTCTGCAAAATTTAAAAATGATGCAAAAAATGAAAGAGCAGAGTATTTTTTGAGTCAAAACTCTTTTGCTGCAATTGAGGCTATTTTAGAAGCACATAATGAGATAGTTAAAAAACATAAATATTATGATTTTGCTTCTTATGCTTTAGATAAAGGGGCTGCTATTGAGCTTTTAGTGGTAATTGATAAGATAAATGAAATGCAAAATGAGTTAAAAACACTTCCTAAAGATGATTTTACAAAGGCAAATAAATTATTTACTTTAGCAAGTGAATTGCATAATGCTTATTATGTTTCTTTGATACAACAGTTAAGTATAACAGGAAAAATCCTTGATGCGGATGGAGATTAA
- a CDS encoding di-heme oxidoredictase family protein, with the protein MLQTLKKQKFNNSFLSRVILIKSLVVIFTTGLFAFSNSDEILSTNKNSSLLLTPVSNLNDEEYDKFILGRSFFTIPWVEAPSATTARDGLGPLFNANSCVSCHPKNGRGTLISKDNITSRALVARLSIKANDSLEHQELLKYQGFVPEPVYGNQLAINGTLNVDFEGNIKIDFEEKEIIFPDGEKQILLKPKYQLTNLNYGTMHKDVNISYRIAPTLNGMGLIDLISNEDILANVDEYDSNNDGISGRANFVYSALTKQIELGKYTWKASVAFLKEQVASAASNDMGLTTSLFPNENCTQAQKECNEAIKPREAIDLPDERLEAITYYLKNIKAYIPKDTKEYNEGLALFEAISCSKCHIPSFDTKKGFKIAPFSDFLLHDMGEDLADGRVEFMASQSEFRTAPLWGLALHEKINKEKPRLLHDGRARSFQEAILWHGGEAKSSKENYMNLPKEKREKLIKFLEEL; encoded by the coding sequence ATGTTACAGACCCTGAAGAAACAAAAATTTAATAACTCTTTTTTAAGCAGAGTTATTCTTATAAAAAGCCTTGTAGTAATTTTTACTACAGGGCTTTTTGCCTTTAGTAATAGTGATGAAATTTTATCAACAAATAAAAATAGTTCATTACTTTTAACTCCTGTTTCAAATTTAAATGATGAAGAGTATGATAAGTTTATTTTAGGAAGAAGTTTTTTTACAATTCCTTGGGTTGAAGCTCCAAGTGCAACAACAGCAAGGGATGGACTAGGACCACTTTTTAATGCAAATAGTTGTGTTTCATGTCATCCAAAAAATGGAAGAGGTACTTTAATCTCAAAAGATAATATAACTTCAAGAGCATTAGTTGCCAGATTATCAATCAAAGCAAATGATAGTTTAGAACATCAAGAATTACTTAAATATCAAGGTTTTGTACCAGAACCTGTTTATGGAAATCAATTGGCAATAAACGGTACTTTGAATGTTGATTTTGAGGGAAATATAAAAATTGATTTTGAAGAAAAAGAGATAATTTTCCCTGATGGTGAAAAACAAATACTATTAAAACCAAAATATCAACTAACAAATTTAAATTATGGAACTATGCATAAAGATGTAAATATCTCTTATAGAATTGCACCAACATTAAATGGTATGGGATTAATTGATTTAATATCAAATGAAGATATTTTAGCAAATGTAGATGAATATGATTCAAATAATGATGGAATTTCAGGAAGAGCAAATTTTGTATATTCAGCTTTGACTAAACAGATAGAATTAGGTAAATATACTTGGAAAGCCAGTGTTGCATTTTTAAAAGAACAAGTAGCAAGTGCTGCATCAAATGATATGGGATTAACAACTTCACTTTTCCCAAATGAAAACTGTACCCAAGCTCAAAAAGAGTGTAATGAAGCTATAAAACCAAGAGAAGCTATAGATTTACCCGATGAAAGACTTGAAGCAATTACATATTATTTAAAAAATATAAAAGCTTATATTCCAAAAGATACAAAAGAGTATAATGAAGGTTTAGCTTTATTTGAAGCAATCTCATGTTCAAAATGTCATATTCCAAGTTTTGATACAAAAAAAGGTTTTAAAATAGCACCTTTTTCTGACTTTTTATTACATGATATGGGAGAAGATTTAGCAGATGGAAGAGTTGAATTTATGGCATCTCAAAGTGAGTTTAGAACAGCACCTTTATGGGGATTGGCACTTCATGAGAAAATAAACAAAGAGAAACCTAGACTTTTACATGATGGAAGAGCTAGAAGTTTTCAAGAGGCTATTTTATGGCATGGTGGTGAAGCAAAAAGTAGTAAAGAAAACTATATGAACTTACCAAAAGAGAAAAGAGAAAAATTAATTAAATTTTTAGAGGAATTATAA
- a CDS encoding imelysin family protein encodes MNLTKKVLISLSLVAAVALSSNATTNNNEVKKMEVSQAKSILQAYSDIALANYSDALKDAKNLKKAIDNFVKNPTQANFDASKKAWLQSRESYGQTEIFRLSNGPIDAEEGWIAEAYGALEGQINAWPLDENMIDYTIDAEGKLTSGNIIDTVGVFNPGGEESKEVDVTKITVEALTDLNENGGEANVSTGYHAIEFLLWGQDQDYSNFMTDAVTNGAMTAGQRPLSDFTTDKNSKRRLAYLQAATDKLVDDLALVTSAWEKKVDGEKGLYQAALNGTLKGDNASKNIETTEALKQIIAGMGVFIKSELANERIAVAVLTPSEEDEHSCFSDNTHRDIEANYLGFKNILTATYNGKKYGKSLFDAVDKESKERIEKLMASIEEKIKNIDEVARTKAHFDYQIRPESEQSKVIVKLKNEMRKLGDEMVNVAAANGINLSTDDVTDPEETKI; translated from the coding sequence ATGAATTTAACAAAAAAAGTGCTGATTTCTCTATCTTTGGTAGCAGCTGTTGCATTAAGTTCAAATGCTACTACAAATAATAATGAAGTAAAAAAAATGGAAGTTTCTCAAGCAAAATCGATTTTGCAAGCTTATAGTGATATTGCATTAGCAAATTATAGTGATGCATTAAAAGATGCAAAAAATTTGAAAAAAGCAATAGATAATTTTGTAAAAAATCCTACACAAGCTAATTTTGATGCTTCAAAAAAAGCTTGGTTGCAATCAAGAGAATCTTATGGTCAAACTGAAATTTTTAGATTATCAAATGGACCAATTGATGCTGAAGAGGGATGGATAGCTGAAGCTTATGGTGCTTTAGAAGGGCAGATTAATGCTTGGCCACTTGATGAGAATATGATAGATTATACAATTGATGCAGAAGGTAAACTTACTTCTGGAAATATTATTGATACAGTTGGAGTTTTTAATCCAGGTGGAGAAGAATCAAAAGAAGTTGATGTAACAAAAATAACAGTTGAAGCTCTTACTGATTTAAATGAAAATGGTGGAGAAGCAAATGTATCTACAGGTTACCATGCAATTGAGTTTTTATTATGGGGGCAAGACCAAGATTATTCAAACTTTATGACAGATGCTGTAACAAATGGTGCAATGACAGCAGGTCAAAGACCACTTTCTGATTTTACTACAGATAAAAATTCAAAAAGAAGATTAGCTTATTTACAAGCTGCAACTGATAAATTAGTTGATGATTTAGCTTTAGTAACGTCTGCTTGGGAGAAAAAAGTTGATGGAGAAAAAGGTTTATATCAAGCTGCTTTAAACGGAACTTTAAAAGGTGATAATGCTTCAAAAAATATTGAAACAACAGAAGCTTTGAAACAAATTATTGCGGGAATGGGTGTATTTATTAAATCAGAATTAGCAAATGAAAGAATTGCAGTTGCTGTTTTAACTCCAAGTGAAGAAGATGAACACTCTTGTTTTTCTGATAATACACACAGAGATATAGAAGCTAACTATTTAGGTTTCAAAAATATTTTAACAGCTACTTATAATGGTAAAAAATATGGTAAATCTTTATTTGATGCTGTTGATAAAGAATCAAAAGAAAGAATTGAAAAATTAATGGCTTCAATTGAAGAAAAAATTAAAAATATTGATGAAGTTGCAAGAACAAAAGCTCATTTTGATTATCAAATTAGACCTGAGAGTGAACAATCAAAAGTTATCGTAAAACTTAAAAATGAAATGAGAAAATTAGGTGATGAGATGGTTAACGTTGCAGCTGCTAATGGAATTAATTTAAGTACAGATGATGTTACAGACCCTGAAGAAACAAAAATTTAA
- a CDS encoding rhodanese-like domain-containing protein has protein sequence MKYFLLPFLTSSFLFSSNISLQYKGIEVTHTYLNNEKEKFIIEREIAKDCINIGISPEYFTEQNIRNNTSNKCKKTIITSTGIIQPLYINDKIKTVAELEVLDFILNKSSKEPQSYALVDSRKSSWFNQATIPSAINIPFEDLKFDEDFKEEFLEAYENLNVKIIDLEKNIYDFTNAKTIISFCNGSWCPISTKAIEYLLSIGYPAEKIMWYRGGMAEWNALSMTVTKELKN, from the coding sequence ATGAAATACTTCTTATTACCATTTTTAACAAGTTCTTTTCTTTTTTCTTCAAATATTTCTTTACAATATAAAGGAATAGAAGTTACTCATACTTATTTAAATAACGAAAAAGAAAAATTTATAATAGAACGAGAAATTGCAAAAGATTGCATTAATATTGGAATAAGTCCTGAATATTTCACTGAACAAAATATTAGAAATAATACTTCAAATAAATGTAAAAAAACTATTATTACAAGTACGGGTATTATTCAACCCTTATACATTAATGACAAAATAAAAACTGTTGCTGAACTTGAAGTATTAGATTTTATTTTAAACAAATCATCAAAAGAACCTCAAAGTTACGCTTTAGTTGATTCAAGAAAATCTTCATGGTTTAATCAAGCAACAATTCCAAGTGCTATAAATATTCCTTTTGAAGATTTAAAATTTGATGAAGATTTCAAAGAAGAGTTCCTAGAAGCTTATGAAAATTTGAATGTAAAAATTATAGATTTAGAAAAAAATATTTATGATTTTACAAATGCAAAAACTATAATCTCTTTTTGCAATGGTTCATGGTGCCCTATTTCAACAAAAGCTATTGAATATTTATTAAGTATTGGTTATCCAGCTGAAAAAATTATGTGGTACAGAGGTGGAATGGCTGAATGGAATGCCTTATCAATGACTGTTACTAAAGAGCTAAAAAATTGA
- a CDS encoding F0F1 ATP synthase subunit C has product MKKIVLLMLAFAGFAFANDGDSMIKAYSVVAAGIGLGLAALGGAIGMGNTAAATIAGTARNPGLGGKLMTTMFIAIALVEAQVIYTLVIALIALYANPFLG; this is encoded by the coding sequence ATGAAAAAAATCGTTCTTTTAATGCTAGCATTTGCTGGTTTCGCTTTCGCTAACGATGGTGATTCAATGATTAAAGCTTACTCTGTAGTAGCTGCTGGAATTGGATTAGGTCTTGCTGCACTTGGTGGTGCTATTGGTATGGGTAATACTGCTGCTGCAACTATTGCTGGTACTGCTAGAAACCCAGGTTTAGGTGGAAAGTTAATGACTACAATGTTCATTGCTATCGCACTTGTTGAAGCTCAAGTTATTTATACACTTGTTATTGCTTTAATTGCATTATATGCAAATCCATTTTTAGGGTAA
- a CDS encoding methyl-accepting chemotaxis protein translates to MKSSSIKNKILTLILISVSVSFLILGFYNAYNNYNSEYNLIKQKELDLANETSKSINSYLQSKIDIIEALANEIAPLELSINNQNIVDKLRLGNSSGKFAGVYIGIEENGNFLQFDGTYREPQKDNYDSRARPWYKQVVETNKSQISEPYIDFSTQKLVISVSSPIIKNNKIIGVVGSDIFLDTVVNTILNINLHEEGFAYLIDEEGKTIIHKDEKQLNTQNKIYEQIKTQNSLHFAEAYEENEPQLIAYSTIPVTNWKLVLQLNKDTISKKINADLIKEIFLYVVLLIIIQIILFLFLIKILTPLKTLENGLYSFFKYLKGEQQEINKINIQTNDEFGNMALEIDKQMEIIAKNLENDKKLIEEVKNIVNRVKEGNLDLQIKYKTSNSSLNELKDMLNEMIETIKINVNEDINIILVSLEKYAKLNFVDEIKNPTGNVARGLNNLSNIINQMLQENKTNGLTLDESSKILLENVDILNKASNETAVSLEETAAALEEITSTVINNTERISTMANHSKELSDSIENGQKLATVTVESMDSINEQTQAIADAITIIDQIAFQTNILSLNAAVEAATAGEAGRGFAVVAAEVRNLASRSAEAAKEIKDLVENATSKTNSGKKIADDMIKGYVKLKENISKTTEVIHDISISSKEQRTSIEQINDVVTRLDRQTQNNASVATQTHDIAIKTSKIAKKILETVNEKKFRNK, encoded by the coding sequence ATGAAAAGTAGCTCAATTAAAAACAAAATCTTAACACTAATATTAATTAGTGTATCTGTCTCTTTCCTTATCTTAGGATTTTACAATGCTTACAACAACTATAATTCAGAATATAACTTAATCAAACAAAAAGAGTTAGATTTGGCAAATGAAACTTCTAAATCTATAAATAGTTATCTTCAATCAAAGATTGATATAATCGAAGCTTTAGCTAATGAAATTGCTCCTTTAGAATTAAGTATTAATAATCAAAATATCGTTGATAAATTACGACTTGGAAATAGTTCAGGTAAATTTGCTGGCGTATATATAGGTATTGAAGAAAATGGAAATTTTCTTCAGTTTGATGGAACTTATAGAGAACCACAAAAAGACAACTATGATTCAAGAGCTAGACCTTGGTATAAGCAAGTAGTGGAAACAAATAAATCACAAATTAGTGAACCTTATATTGATTTTTCTACACAAAAATTAGTAATCTCTGTATCAAGTCCAATTATAAAAAATAATAAAATAATAGGAGTAGTAGGTTCAGATATTTTTTTAGACACTGTTGTTAATACTATTTTAAATATAAATCTTCATGAAGAAGGTTTTGCTTATTTGATTGATGAAGAGGGAAAAACCATAATACATAAAGATGAAAAACAATTAAATACTCAAAATAAAATTTATGAACAAATTAAAACTCAAAATAGTTTACATTTTGCAGAAGCATATGAAGAAAATGAACCACAATTAATAGCTTATAGTACTATTCCTGTGACTAATTGGAAATTAGTACTTCAATTAAATAAAGATACTATCTCGAAAAAAATTAATGCTGATTTAATAAAAGAGATATTTTTATATGTTGTATTACTAATTATTATTCAAATAATTTTATTTTTATTTTTGATTAAAATTTTAACTCCCTTAAAAACTTTAGAAAATGGTTTATACTCATTTTTTAAATATTTAAAAGGGGAACAACAAGAGATTAATAAAATCAATATTCAAACAAATGATGAATTTGGAAATATGGCATTAGAAATTGATAAACAAATGGAAATAATTGCTAAAAATCTTGAAAATGATAAAAAATTAATAGAAGAAGTAAAAAATATTGTAAATAGAGTAAAAGAAGGAAATCTTGATTTACAGATAAAATATAAAACTTCTAACTCTTCTTTAAATGAATTAAAAGATATGTTAAATGAAATGATTGAAACAATCAAAATAAATGTAAATGAAGATATAAATATTATTTTAGTTTCCCTTGAAAAATATGCAAAATTAAATTTTGTAGATGAGATAAAAAATCCAACTGGAAATGTGGCAAGAGGATTAAACAATTTATCAAATATAATTAATCAAATGCTTCAAGAAAATAAGACAAATGGATTAACATTAGATGAAAGTTCTAAAATTTTATTGGAAAATGTAGATATTTTAAATAAAGCATCAAATGAAACAGCTGTTTCTTTAGAAGAAACAGCTGCTGCTTTAGAAGAAATTACAAGTACAGTTATTAACAATACTGAAAGAATCTCAACCATGGCAAATCATTCAAAAGAATTATCTGATTCTATTGAAAATGGTCAAAAATTAGCAACGGTAACTGTTGAATCAATGGATTCAATAAATGAACAAACTCAAGCAATTGCTGATGCAATTACTATAATTGACCAAATTGCTTTTCAAACAAATATTTTATCATTAAATGCAGCCGTTGAAGCTGCAACTGCTGGTGAAGCAGGACGAGGTTTTGCTGTAGTTGCAGCTGAAGTAAGAAATCTAGCAAGTAGAAGTGCAGAAGCTGCTAAAGAGATAAAAGATTTAGTTGAAAATGCAACGAGTAAAACTAATAGTGGTAAAAAAATTGCTGATGATATGATAAAAGGTTATGTAAAATTAAAAGAAAATATATCTAAAACAACAGAAGTTATTCATGATATTTCTATCTCATCAAAAGAACAAAGAACAAGTATTGAACAAATAAATGATGTGGTTACAAGATTAGATAGACAAACACAAAATAATGCATCTGTAGCAACACAAACACATGATATAGCAATAAAAACATCCAAAATTGCGAAAAAAATACTTGAAACAGTAAATGAAAAAAAGTTTAGAAACAAATAA